The genomic window GTTGTGTTCCGTAGAAAATTTTACTCCCGACCAGCCTTTTTGATAACTGTATTTCAAGCGGTTATCAGACCTATAAAACATAGAATTCGAGTTGAATCCATCCGTTTCTAAGATGCTTGAATTCGTGTAAAACTGAAAGCGTTTCAAGTTGAGTTTTGTAAAGAGCACATGACGTCTCCCTTCGTAATTATCTTTGTAGTTCAAATGTTGAAATTGATAATTGAACGTTCCTTTTTGGGCATGTGAAAATTTGGCACCTGCAACTGCAAAAACTTGATCGCCTAGATTAGGTACACTTTGATTTCCAGTTAGGGGTTCAACATTCCAATCCCGATTGAATTCGGGTCTGTAGAGTCTTTGGATTGTTCTGAAATCACTTTGTACATAATCGATGTCGGAAGTGACATCTAACGTCCAGTCTCCAGCCGTTTTAAGTAGTTGATGGTCTATAGACAGTTGACCCGCCACCCCTGTGTCATTCTCATCATCGAGCGATGAGTATAAATTTAAGTCATTTTTACTGGCGGCAAATTCAAACTCAATAGCTGTTTTTTCATTGGGTTTAAAAGCCCCATTCACCACCGCCACTTGTAATTTTACAGGAGCAACGAGTTGCACAATCGGTTCAAAATCCCCTTGTTTGATCCCAGCTATGGGTGCGACATACTCGTAAATATTTGAAATGGCATTAGAGCTTGTTATCTTATAATTACCTTGCATTGACCCTACCGCCGTGAAATTGACAAGGTACAATTCATCCTCAGCATTGTTTGAAAACTCAAATACTTCCACCCCGTTATCAATAACTTTCTGATATAAAATTCGATTTTCGTTATACGCTTCAGGAGTGGCTGAAGGCGCCGTCATTAGGGTTTGGTCATCTCCTGCATTGGACAAAATCGCTACTTGTTCCGAATTAAGAGATTGCTGAAGCGGTTGGTTTTTTAGATCATTTTCATTGTAAACAGAAACGCCCAGCGTCCATTTTTTATTTTTATAACGACTGCCCGCATACCCTATAAATCGAGAATAATTCCGCTCACTGTATTGATAATCGACCGTAATTCGCATTTCTGAATTGATGGGATAGGTGGCATTAAAAATTAGTTCCCCCGCATTATAATCAATAATATAATCCTCTGTGGCGCCACGTTGCAAAGGAATTCCATTCACATACACGGTTTCGCTTCCAGAAACCACTAAAACATACAACTCATTATTTGGCCCAACAAGCTTATAAGGTCCTTGATTTCCTTCTTGCCCTACAAATTGACTTGATGAAAATTGACCACGCACCAAAGCTCCTGAGGCAAAAGCGGTAAACTCTGAATCTTCATTTTTAAAATTAGTGGTCAATGAAAGCCCTTGAACCCGTTTAGAAAATTTTGAGAAATAAGACTGCGTATCTTCTAAATCAATATCCCCCGCTCTGATTCCCCAACGCTCACTAAAAACTTCAATAAACACCTGATCAAATTCATCCAACTGTTGTGAGTAACCGCTTTCCTGTAAGGGAATGTTTGAATCTTGAATGGACGCCCGCAAGGTCACTTTATCATTTAACTTGCCGCTAATTTGCAAATCAAGTTCACTGTTCAATACCGAATTTTGATTGTTTCCAATAGTCACCCCTCTTGAGATACTTCCAGAAGACACCAAACCATCAAATGGCAGCACCACCCGTTTTGAGCTGGGTTGGGATAACTGGTATAGTTTTTGAAGATTTCCAGTACTATTCACAATAATGCCTTCATCCAATTCTTGATACGTTTTGGTGATGAAACTCGGATAGCTTAAATAAGTGACTACAATGGAATCTGTCTCCAAAGTATTAGGAAAGGTGAGCAGCGCATTTTCAAAATCTATCGTGTATAATGAGGGTGAAATAGTCTCATTTTTTAAATTTGATACAGAAAAATTAGAAGGATTAATGCTTACACTGTCAATTTGAAGGATACCGCTTACCGCTAGTTTTTTTGTCCTATAGAGAGACGACACCTCTTGAGACCAAGAATGTGTAAAAGATATAAGGAGTAAAATTGTAAAACAGTACTTCATCATGACTCTTAAACTAAAAACAACCTAAAATATTTTGTTGATAGTTTTCATTAAAACAAGACTAAATATTTAGGGTAAAAGTACTCTATTAATTATTTTAGCTGAAATTATTATCAGAATAGATGAAAATTATTTCTTACAACGTTAACGGGATTCGAGCTGCGCTCAAAAAAGGGTTTATAGATTGGCTAAAAAGTGCCGATCCAGACGTGATCTGTTTACAGGAAATAAAAGCCCAAGAAGACCAACTCGATTTGAGTGTTTTTGAAGCGGCTGGTTATGCTTACAATTATTGGTTCAGTGCACAAAAAAAAGGATACAGCGGCGTGGCTATTTTATCTAAAACCAAACCAACCAATGTGGTGTTTGGAACAGGCATTGAGTCGATGGATTTTGAAGGACGTAACATTCGTGCGGATTTTGATGGCGTTTCAGTGATGAGTTTATACCTGCCCTCCGGAACAAACTTAGCGCGTTTAGAGCACAAACTCGAGTATATGGATTTGTTTCAAGGTTATATAAACACGCTTAAAAAAGAAGTTCCTAATCTTGTTGTTTGTGGCGATTACAATATTTGTCATGAGGCCATTGACATTCATGATCCTGTGAGAAATAAAAATGTATCTGGGTTCCTGCCTGAAGAACGCGCTTGGATGACTCAATTTTTAAACAATGGTTTTGTAGATGCGTTTCGCGAATTTAATACAGAACCTGATAATTATAGTTGGTGGAGCTACCGTGCAAATTCGCGTGCCAATAACAAAGGCTGGCGTTTGGATTATACATTAGTTTCGCAACCATTACAAGAAAAATTAAAACGCGCCGTTATCTTATCTGAAGCGGTGCACAGTGACCACTGTCCTGTTTTAGTTGAATTACAATAAACATAATTTTATAAATTACATACAATGATTAAAAGACTTTTAATTTTAACCCTCGTTATTTTTACCTCAACCTCTTGTGTATCTTCCAAACTATACAAGGAACTAGAAGGCAAATACTCGAATCTTAAAAATGATTATGACACCTTAAATGCTGATAGCGAAAGTGTTTTAAGTGATAAAAATGCACTTCAAAATCAATTTGATCAATTGCAAAGTGAATATGATGCGACGGTTTTAGAACGCAATCAACTGCAACAAGATGTGACTGCGCTTCAGAAAAAATACGATGCACTGAATGATTCTTATACCGCCCTAGAGCAAAATAGTTCCAAAGCCATCGCTGATAATGTGCAAAAAAACAGAGAACTTTTAGCACAGTTAGACGCCAAAGAAACGGCCTTGGCAGCAGAAAATAATCGTCTTTTGAAATTAGAAGCCGACATGCAAGAACGCTCGCAACGCATTGCAGAATTAGAAGCGCTCATCGCTTCCAAAGACCAAGCGATGCGCGACTTGAAAGATGCGATTTCAAATGCACTGACCGCTTTTGAAGGCAAAGGACTGACGGTTGAGCAACGCGATGGAAAAGTCTATGTGT from Formosa sp. Hel1_33_131 includes these protein-coding regions:
- a CDS encoding exodeoxyribonuclease III, coding for MKIISYNVNGIRAALKKGFIDWLKSADPDVICLQEIKAQEDQLDLSVFEAAGYAYNYWFSAQKKGYSGVAILSKTKPTNVVFGTGIESMDFEGRNIRADFDGVSVMSLYLPSGTNLARLEHKLEYMDLFQGYINTLKKEVPNLVVCGDYNICHEAIDIHDPVRNKNVSGFLPEERAWMTQFLNNGFVDAFREFNTEPDNYSWWSYRANSRANNKGWRLDYTLVSQPLQEKLKRAVILSEAVHSDHCPVLVELQ
- a CDS encoding OmpA/MotB family protein produces the protein MIKRLLILTLVIFTSTSCVSSKLYKELEGKYSNLKNDYDTLNADSESVLSDKNALQNQFDQLQSEYDATVLERNQLQQDVTALQKKYDALNDSYTALEQNSSKAIADNVQKNRELLAQLDAKETALAAENNRLLKLEADMQERSQRIAELEALIASKDQAMRDLKDAISNALTAFEGKGLTVEQRDGKVYVSMENKLLFKSGSWAIGSDGRTAIEQLGTVLADNPDIAVLIEGHTDNDPFSSGGQIANNWDLSTKRATAIVQILNENEAINPESLTAAGRGEFAPIATNETNEGKARNRRIEVVLTPKLDEISKLLNND